From Oncorhynchus mykiss isolate Arlee chromosome 25, USDA_OmykA_1.1, whole genome shotgun sequence, a single genomic window includes:
- the LOC110511457 gene encoding uncharacterized protein KIAA0754-like → MNVSLLNHHRYFSPNLSPVPPNSEQDLPAELTGAGRHPVILLAPDKIITAAEVAVQRKEIVQASGLIPSQRKGILQKASVPSQREGILSAASVNAQREENLRSSGVIPARREGILQTASVPSQRKGNLSAASINAQREEILRSSGLISSQREGILQTASVTAQREEIVPMASVPVHREGIVPRASVPAEREEILRASGLIPAQRKGILQTASVPAPREGILRAASITAQREEILRASGLIPAHREGILRASGLIPTKREGILPAASITAQKNKMLRASQLTPAQRELILLMTSVTAQRKGIFPKASVSAHREWIVPKAGVPAEREEILLTASFPVKKENNHPQPPPIIPMVAPLWKWDVGACTAPVDFYSKRRDVRLRYVEHPAMMSITKPEHSDANPQFQTGTRPVAEPQTPAVHNNSGGWLSWVFGSGRANKKEVHLPEDKDRSIVWDPTLHRWVNKTEPKAEDKCVPPPPPMGTYGYQGNTGNVPKGVNPYSMKAAGLWGSRYPTMHFNDGTNSKPPSHGPGLLPRQLSGLLPPSHFDLMAPMVVPPDTLPY, encoded by the exons ATGAATGTTTCATTGCTGAACCACCATAGATATTTTTCCCCTAATTTGTCTCCCGTTCCTCCCAACAGTGAGCAAGACCTGCCAGCAGAGCTCACTGGAGCAGGGAGACATCCCGTCATCCTTTTGGCGCCTGACAAA ATCATCACAGCAGCCGAAGTTGCTGTGCAGAGAAAGGAGATCGTCcaagcatcaggcctcatcccatCACAGAGGAAGGGTATCCTCCAAAAAGCCAGTGTCCCTTCACAGAGGGAGGGGATTCTCTCAGCCGCCAGCGTCAATGCACAGAGGGAGGAGAACCTCCGATCATCAGGCGTCATCCCTGCACggagggaggggatcctccaaaCAGCTAGTGTCCCTTCACAGAGGAAGGGGAATCTCTCAGCCGCCAGCATCAATGCACAGAGGGAGGAGATCCTACGATCATCAGGCCTCATCTCGTCAcagagggaggggatcctccaaaCAGCCAGTGTCACTGCGCAGAGGGAGGAAATCGTCCCAATGGCCAGCGTCCCTGTGCACAGGGAGGGGATTGTCCCAAGGGCTAGTGTCCCTGCTGAGAGGGAGgagatcctccgagcatcaggcctcatccctgcACAGAGGAAGGGGATCCTCcaaacagccagtgtccctgcacCGAGGGAGGGAATTCTCAGAGCAGCTAGCATCACTGCgcagagggaggagatcctcagagcatcaggcctcatccctgcacatagggaggggatcctccgagcatcaggcctcatccctaCAAAGAGGGAGGGGATTCTTCCAGCAGCTTCTATCACTGCGCAGAAGAATAAGATGCTCAGAGCATCACAACTCACCCCTGCACAAAGGGAGTTGATCCTCCTGATGACCAGTGTCACTGCGCAGAGAAAGGGAATCTTCCCAAAGGCCAGTGTCTCTGCGCACAGGGAGTGGATCGTCCCAAAGGCTGGTGTCcctgcagagagggaggagatcctcCTCACAGCCAGTTTCCCTGTGAAGAAGGAAAACAATCATCCACAACCACCTCCCATCATCCCCATGGTGGCACCACTGTGGAAATGGGATGTTGGAGCGTGTACTGCACCTGTGGATTTCTATTCCAAGAGAAGAG ATGTCCGACTTAGATATGTTGAGCATCCTGCTATGATGTCCATCACCAAGCCGGAACACTCCGATGCCAACCCTCAGTTCCAGACTGGCACCCGGCCGGTGGCTGAGCCCCAGACCCCTGCTGTTCACAATAACAGTGGAGGCTGGCTCAGCTGGGTCTTTGGGAGTGGAAGAGCTAATAAGAAGGAGGTTCATCTACCTGAGGACAAAGACAGATCT ATTGTCTGGGATCCAACTCTGCACAGATGGGTTAACAAAACTGAGCCCAAGGCTGAG GACAAGTGtgtaccaccacctccaccgATGGGGACATATGGATATCAGGGGAACACTGGCAATGTCCCCAAAGGAGTGAATCCCTACTCTATGAAAGCAG CAGGTCTATGGGGCAGCAGATACCCTACAATGCATTTCAATGATGGGACAAACTCAAAGCCTCCAAGCCATGGGCCTGGACTGCTTCCTAGACAGCTCTCTGGCTTGCTCCCTCCTTCACACTTTGACCTCATGGCACCAATGGTTGTGCCACCTGACACTCTACCTTACTGA
- the LOC110504178 gene encoding uncharacterized protein LOC110504178 — translation MLRASQLTPAQRELILLMTSVTAQRKGIFPKASVPAHREWIVPKASVPAEREEILLTASVPVKNENNHPQPPPIIPMVAPLWKWDGGACIPPVDFYSKRRDVRLRYVEHPAMMSITKPEHSDANPLFQTGTRPVAEPQTPAVHNNSGGWLSWVFGSGRANKKEVHLPEDKDRSIVWDPTLHRWVNKTEPKAENKCVPPPPPMGTYGYQGNTGSVPKGVNPYSMKAAGLWGSRYPTMHFNDGTNSKPPSHGPGLLTRQLSGLLPPSHFDLMAPMVVPPDTLPY, via the exons ATGCTCAGAGCATCACAACTCACCCCTGCACAAAGGGAGTTGATCCTCCTGATGACCAGTGTCACTGCGCAGAGAAAGGGAATCTTCCCAAAGGCCAGCGTCCCTGCGCACAGGGAGTGGATCGTCCCAAAGGCTAGTGTCcctgcagagagggaggagatcctcCTCACAGCCAGTGTCCCTGTGAAGAATGAAAACAATCATCCACAACCACCTCCCATCATCCCCATGGTGGCACCACTGTGGAAATGGGATGGTGGAGCGTGTATTCCACCTGTGGATTTCTATTCCAAGAGAAGAG ATGTCCGACTTAGATATGTTGAGCATCCTGCTATGATGTCCATCACCAAGCCGGAACACTCCGATGCCAACCCTCTGTTCCAGACTGGCACCCGGCCGGTGGCTGAGCCCCAGACCCCTGCTGTTCACAATAACAGTGGAGGCTGGCTCAGCTGGGTCTTTGGGAGTGGAAGAGCTAATAAGAAGGAGGTTCATCTACCTGAGGACAAAGACAGATCT ATTGTCTGGGATCCAACTCTGCACAGATGGGTTAACAAAACTGAGCCCAAGGCTGAG AACAAGTGtgtaccaccacctccaccgATGGGGACATATGGATATCAGGGGAACACTGGCAGTGTCCCCAAAGGAGTGAATCCTTACTCTATGAAAGCAG CAGGTCTATGGGGCAGCAGATACCCTACAATGCATTTCAATGATGGGACAAACTCAAAGCCTCCAAGCCATGGGCCTGGACTGCTTACTAGACAGCTCTCTGGCTTGCTCCCTCCTTCACACTTTGACCTCATGGCACCAATGGTTGTGCCACCTGACACTCTACCTTACTGA
- the LOC110504314 gene encoding uncharacterized protein LOC110504314: protein MASVPVHREGIVPRASVPAEREEILRASGLIPAQRKGILQTASVPAPREGILRAASITAQREEILRASGLIPAQRKGILQKASVPSQREGILSAASVNAQREENLRSSGLIPARREGILQTASVTAQKEEIVPMANAPAHREGIVPKASVPAEREEILRASGLIPAQRKGILQTASVPAPREGILRAASITAQREEILRASGLIPAHREGILRASGLIPTKREGILPAASITAQKNKMLRASQLTPAQRELILLMTSVTAQRKGIFPKASVSANREWIVPKAGVPAEREEILLTASFPVKKENNHPQPPPIIPMVAPLWKWDVGACTAPVDFYSKRRDVRLRYVEHPAMMSITKPEHSDANPQFQTGTRPVAEPETPAVHNNSGGWLSWVFGSGRANKKEVHLPEDKDRSIVWDPTLHRWVNKTEPKAEDKCVPPPPPMGTYGYQGNTGNVPKGVNRYSMKAAGLWGSRYPTMHFNDGTNSKPPSHGPGLLPRQLSGLLPPSHFDLMAPMVVPPDTLPY from the exons ATGGCCAGCGTCCCTGTGCACAGGGAGGGGATTGTCCCAAGGGCTAGTGTCCCTGCTGAGAGGGAGgagatcctccgagcatcaggcctcatccctgcACAGAGGAAGGGGATCCTCcaaacagccagtgtccctgcacCGAGGGAGGGAATTCTTAGAGCAGCTAGCATCACTGCgcagagggaggagatcctcagagcatcaggcctcatccctgcACAGAGGAAGGGTATCCTCCAAAAAGCCAGTGTCCCTTCACAGAGGGAGGGGATTCTCTCAGCCGCCAGCGTCAATGCACAGAGGGAGGAGAACCTCCGAtcatcaggcctcatccctgcacggagggaggggatcctccaaaCAGCCAGTGTCACTGCGCAGAAGGAGGAAATCGTCCCAATGGCGAACGCCCCTGCGCACAGGGAGGGGATTGTCCCAAAGGCTAGTGTCCCTGCTGAGAGGGAGgagatcctccgagcatcaggcctcatccctgcACAGAGGAAGGGGATCCTCcaaacagccagtgtccctgcacCGAGGGAGGGAATTCTCAGAGCAGCTAGCATCACTGCgcagagggaggagatcctcagagcatcaggcctcatccctgcacatagggaggggatcctccgagcatcaggcctcatccctaCAAAGAGGGAGGGGATTCTTCCAGCAGCTTCTATCACTGCGCAGAAGAATAAGATGCTCAGAGCATCACAACTCACCCCTGCACAAAGGGAGTTGATCCTCCTGATGACCAGTGTCACTGCGCAGAGAAAGGGAATCTTCCCAAAGGCCAGTGTCTCTGCGAACAGGGAGTGGATCGTCCCAAAGGCTGGTGTCcctgcagagagggaggagatcctcCTCACAGCCAGTTTCCCTGTGAAGAAGGAAAACAATCATCCACAACCACCTCCCATCATCCCCATGGTGGCACCACTGTGGAAATGGGATGTTGGAGCGTGTACTGCACCTGTGGATTTCTATTCCAAGAGAAGAG ATGTCCGACTTAGATATGTTGAGCATCCTGCTATGATGTCCATCACCAAGCCGGAACACTCCGATGCCAACCCTCAGTTCCAGACTGGCACCCGGCCGGTGGCTGAGCCCGAGACCCCTGCTGTTCACAATAACAGTGGAGGCTGGCTCAGCTGGGTCTTTGGGAGTGGAAGAGCTAATAAGAAGGAGGTTCATCTACCTGAGGACAAAGACAGATCT ATTGTCTGGGATCCAACTCTGCACAGATGGGTTAACAAAACTGAGCCCAAGGCTGAG GACAAGTGtgtaccaccacctccaccgATGGGGACATATGGATATCAGGGGAACACTGGCAATGTCCCCAAAGGAGTGAATCGCTACTCTATGAAAGCAG CAGGTCTATGGGGCAGCAGATACCCTACAATGCATTTCAATGATGGGACAAACTCAAAGCCTCCAAGCCATGGGCCTGGACTGCTTCCTAGACAGCTCTCTGGCTTGCTCCCTCCTTCACACTTTGACCTCATGGCACCAATGGTTGTGCCACCTGACACTCTACCTTACTGA